Proteins encoded together in one Papaver somniferum cultivar HN1 unplaced genomic scaffold, ASM357369v1 unplaced-scaffold_21, whole genome shotgun sequence window:
- the LOC113339289 gene encoding uncharacterized protein LOC113339289 isoform X2: protein MDEFLDQIFSSSSRPDVSTVERSSWGRNGLAQNDGLLTDCLGMFEGGERNLPVNMPPSSQCMDKLATSYDFSKDLLTDEPQFLGEVFNRDIQSLYGAELVNAGNMNSSYMSMQSNMYLSTLDSLSRSSPELVPVLWTTPSYGGVPSLPPVIEQDKLQGFGLQGDFVETDANGFGIGDDKNLNVRNFNSLTSAQEELNGLPFFVPNNQIPVARTHSQMQLPQLSEGNPTAHYTDQNPVSQLPHSSVTPGGGCNGDTKSRTRARRGHATDPHSIAERLRREKIADRMKNLQELVPNASRADKSSMLDEIIEYVKFLQLQVKVLSMSRLGAAGAVVPLITDGQPEGSGNLLLTGQEGDQSDSEDNAAFEEELVKLMESNVTAAMQFLQTKGLCLMPIALAGALSSKKEASSPDSSDKKKPYFTNGHLPHNNNPPSANSNGHNFSPNGNTMQRQNTVNNCFNKDVKQENTANARVYRID, encoded by the exons ATGGACGAATTTCTTGACCAAATTTTCTCATCCTCGTCACGGCCAGATGTTAGTACTGTAGAAAGGTCCTCTTGGGGTCGCAATggtcttgctcagaatgatggacTACTAACTGATTGTTTAGGAATGTTTGAAGGGGGTGAGAGGAATTTACCGGTGAACATGCCTCCTTCAAGTCAATGTATGGACAAACTAGCCACTAGCTATGATTTCAGCAAGGATTTACTTACTGATGAACCTCAATTTCTAGGTGAGGTTTTCAACCGGGATATACAGTCCTTATACGGAGCAGAATTGGTAAATGCTGGTAACATGAACTCTAGCTACATGAGTATGCAGTCGAATATGTATCTGTCAACCCTTGACTCACTGAGCCGTAGCTCCCCTGAGCTGGTTCCTGTT TTATGGACTACACCATCATATGGGGGTGTTCCTTCATTGCCCCCTGTTATTGAGCAAGATAAATTACAAGGGTTTGGTTTGCAAGGAGATTTTGTGGAGACTGATGCAAATGGTTTCGGGATTGGGGATGATAAAAATCTTAATGTCAGGAATTTCAACTCATTGACATCT GCACAAGAGGAGTTAAATGGATTGCCTTTCTTCGTTCCTAATAATCAAATTCCAGTGGCAAGAACGCATTCTCAGATGCAG TTGCCACAATTGAGTGAAGGAAACCCTACCGCTCATTATACAGACCAGAATCCTGTGTCTCAGCTTCCACATTCTTCTGTTACTCCTGGTGGTGGGTGCAATGGAGACACAAAATCACGTACAAGGGCACGCAGGGGTCATGCAACTGATCCACACAGTATAGCTGAACGG CTCCGAAGAGAAAAAATTGCCGACAGGATGAAGAATTTGCAAGAACTGGTTCCAAATGCCAGTAGG GCTGATAAATCGTCAATGCTCGATGAGATCATTGAATATGTCAAATTTCTTCAGCTTCAAGTCAAG GTTTTAAGCATGAGCAGGCTTGGAGCAGCAGGTGCAGTAGTTCCCCTCATTACAGATGGTCAACCTGAG GGCTCGGGTAATCTACTTTTAACTGGTCAAGAAGGTGATCAATCAGATTCCGAAGACAATGCTGCATTTGAAGAAGAATTAGTGAAGCTGATGGAATCCAATGTGACAGCAGCTATGCAATTTCTTCAAACCAAAGGTCTCTGTCTCATGCCCATTGCTCTTGCAGGAGCCCTCTCTTCCAAGAAAGAAGCATCAAGCCCAGACTCATCCGACAAAAAGAAGCCTTACTTCACCAATGGCCATCTTCCTCACAACAACAACCCACCTTCTGCCAATTCAAATGGTCATAATTTTTCTCCCAATGGGAACACAATGCAGAGACAAAACACTGTTAACAACTGTTTTAACAAAGATGTTAAACAAGAAAACACGGCAAATGCAAGAGTATACAGAATTGATTAG
- the LOC113339289 gene encoding transcription factor bHLH83-like isoform X1, which translates to MDEFLDQIFSSSSRPDVSTVERSSWGRNGLAQNDGLLTDCLGMFEGGERNLPVNMPPSSQCMDKLATSYDFSKDLLTDEPQFLGEVFNRDIQSLYGAELVNAGNMNSSYMSMQSNMYLSTLDSLSRSSPELVPVVSGSDQSPCALRESGSVGSNDSEASGIHLSIGESNSFTSIPQLWTTPSYGGVPSLPPVIEQDKLQGFGLQGDFVETDANGFGIGDDKNLNVRNFNSLTSAQEELNGLPFFVPNNQIPVARTHSQMQLPQLSEGNPTAHYTDQNPVSQLPHSSVTPGGGCNGDTKSRTRARRGHATDPHSIAERLRREKIADRMKNLQELVPNASRADKSSMLDEIIEYVKFLQLQVKVLSMSRLGAAGAVVPLITDGQPEGSGNLLLTGQEGDQSDSEDNAAFEEELVKLMESNVTAAMQFLQTKGLCLMPIALAGALSSKKEASSPDSSDKKKPYFTNGHLPHNNNPPSANSNGHNFSPNGNTMQRQNTVNNCFNKDVKQENTANARVYRID; encoded by the exons ATGGACGAATTTCTTGACCAAATTTTCTCATCCTCGTCACGGCCAGATGTTAGTACTGTAGAAAGGTCCTCTTGGGGTCGCAATggtcttgctcagaatgatggacTACTAACTGATTGTTTAGGAATGTTTGAAGGGGGTGAGAGGAATTTACCGGTGAACATGCCTCCTTCAAGTCAATGTATGGACAAACTAGCCACTAGCTATGATTTCAGCAAGGATTTACTTACTGATGAACCTCAATTTCTAGGTGAGGTTTTCAACCGGGATATACAGTCCTTATACGGAGCAGAATTGGTAAATGCTGGTAACATGAACTCTAGCTACATGAGTATGCAGTCGAATATGTATCTGTCAACCCTTGACTCACTGAGCCGTAGCTCCCCTGAGCTGGTTCCTGTTGTAAGTGGTTCAGATCAGTCACCTTGTGCGCTTCGGGAATCTGGTTCAGTTGGAAGTAATGACTCTGAAGCATCAGGGATTCATCTATCTATTGGAGAATCTAACTCATTTACTTCAATTCCGCAGTTATGGACTACACCATCATATGGGGGTGTTCCTTCATTGCCCCCTGTTATTGAGCAAGATAAATTACAAGGGTTTGGTTTGCAAGGAGATTTTGTGGAGACTGATGCAAATGGTTTCGGGATTGGGGATGATAAAAATCTTAATGTCAGGAATTTCAACTCATTGACATCT GCACAAGAGGAGTTAAATGGATTGCCTTTCTTCGTTCCTAATAATCAAATTCCAGTGGCAAGAACGCATTCTCAGATGCAG TTGCCACAATTGAGTGAAGGAAACCCTACCGCTCATTATACAGACCAGAATCCTGTGTCTCAGCTTCCACATTCTTCTGTTACTCCTGGTGGTGGGTGCAATGGAGACACAAAATCACGTACAAGGGCACGCAGGGGTCATGCAACTGATCCACACAGTATAGCTGAACGG CTCCGAAGAGAAAAAATTGCCGACAGGATGAAGAATTTGCAAGAACTGGTTCCAAATGCCAGTAGG GCTGATAAATCGTCAATGCTCGATGAGATCATTGAATATGTCAAATTTCTTCAGCTTCAAGTCAAG GTTTTAAGCATGAGCAGGCTTGGAGCAGCAGGTGCAGTAGTTCCCCTCATTACAGATGGTCAACCTGAG GGCTCGGGTAATCTACTTTTAACTGGTCAAGAAGGTGATCAATCAGATTCCGAAGACAATGCTGCATTTGAAGAAGAATTAGTGAAGCTGATGGAATCCAATGTGACAGCAGCTATGCAATTTCTTCAAACCAAAGGTCTCTGTCTCATGCCCATTGCTCTTGCAGGAGCCCTCTCTTCCAAGAAAGAAGCATCAAGCCCAGACTCATCCGACAAAAAGAAGCCTTACTTCACCAATGGCCATCTTCCTCACAACAACAACCCACCTTCTGCCAATTCAAATGGTCATAATTTTTCTCCCAATGGGAACACAATGCAGAGACAAAACACTGTTAACAACTGTTTTAACAAAGATGTTAAACAAGAAAACACGGCAAATGCAAGAGTATACAGAATTGATTAG
- the LOC113339626 gene encoding probable inactive serine/threonine-protein kinase slob2, which produces MGVIMATKISSCCFLLLLLVAIVSMSKTAALAEQAVAVEDVSAAPKLECQNGDTYASQLWIHTTDCIYCQNWCAGNCTNMHSSVTDQTCTQYDGHPTGPNTKWCQCCCKNVSPPPPPPPSPPPPSPPPPSPPPPPSPSPPTPPCPCPSPPASDCGCGCCNTDVNIQISIKSGGTAQVSKTTSPSTGGGTCNAL; this is translated from the exons atgGGAGTTATTATGGCAACTAAGATTTCGAGCTgctgttttcttcttctactactcGTTGCAATTGTTAGCATGTCTA AGACGGCGGCACTAGCTGAACAGGCGGTCGCAGTTGAGGACGTCTCGGCAGCTCCAAAATTGGAATGTCAAAATGGAGACACATACGCCAGCCAACTTTGGATTCACACAACGGACTGCATTTATTGCCAAAATTGGTGTGCAGGTAACTGTACTAATATGCATAGCTCGGTTACTGATCAAACTTGCACACAGTATGATGGACACCCTACAGGTCCTAATACTAAGTGGTGTCAGTGTTGCTGCAAAAatgtatcaccaccaccacctccacccccatcaccacctccaccttCGCCTCCACccccatcaccacctccacctccatctCCATCCCCACCAACTCCTCCATGTCCATGCCCATCTCCACCAGCTTCAGACTGTGGATGTGGATGTTGTAACACGGATGTTAATATTCAGATATCGATCAAATCAGGTGGTACTGCCCAAGTATCGAAAACTACGTCACCGTCTACAGGTGGTGGTACTTGTAATGCGTTGTGA
- the LOC113339341 gene encoding E3 ubiquitin-protein ligase AIP2-like: protein MASSSEEQLKLKLQDLQKQIGKKLMFEEAVSNIKSLMIENYSSASPYLRNLIYSVVCRVATVLQTRYTAPGFWFAGKELFEQAEHLVTESSERQHLKSCIARAREHLHEKENLPEVSEANRGPSRYLFEGHLTVDAEPPRPQWLVAQDFLNIMAAGAGISQAARESFNTTEAASSLMADLAANLPLGEGFPDLDAAIEASLQVIGAGPQRPPPASKEVVQKLPINTVTEETLAKLESNTKCSVCQEELVVGDKMQELPCKHLYHPPCLKPWLDTHNSCPDCRYELPTDDQNYESRREREKEDEEERKGAANALRGGEFMYV from the exons ATGGCGTCTTCTTCAGAGGAGCAATTGAAGTTGAAATTACAGGATTTGCAGAAACAAATTGGGAAAAAACTAATGTTTGAAGAAGCTGTTTCCAACATCAAATCTTTGATGATCGAAAATTATTCCTCTGCTTCTCCATATCTTCGCAACCTG ATATATTCCGTGGTTTGTCGTGTTGCTACAGTTTTACAGACTAGATATACAGCACCTGGGTTCTGGTTTGCTGGTAAAGAACTTTTTGAACAAGCCGAGCATCTTGTTACTGAATCTTCTGAAAGGCAACATTTGAAATCTTGTATTGCTAGAGCTCGTGAACATTTGCATGAGAAAGAGAATCTGCCCGAGGTTTCGGAAGCCAACAGAG GTCCATCAAGGTATCTTTTTGAAGGGCATCTTACTGTGGATGCTGAGCCACCAAGACCTCAATGGTTAGTGGCGcaagattttcttaatattatggCAGCAGGAGCAGGAATATCTCAAGCAGCAAGAGAGAGCTTTAACACAACGGAAGCTGCTTCCTCTCTAATGGCAGATTTGGCTGCTAACCTGCCACTGGGCGAAGGCTTTCCGGACCTGGATGCTGCAATTGAAGCTTCACTTCAG GTAATTGGTGCTGGACCCCAAAGACCACCACCGGCTAGTAAAGAAGTGGTCCAGAAGCTTCCCATAAACACTGTAACAGAGGAAACATTGGCGAAGCTGGAAAGTAACACAAAGTGCTCTGTTTGTCAAGAGGAATTGGTCGTTGGTGACAAGATGCAGGAGTTACCTTGCAAACACTTATATCACCCGCCTTGTCTAAAGCCTTGGCTG GATACGCATAATTCCTGCCCAGACTGTCGATACGAGTTGCCAACAGATGATCAAAATTATGAGAGTAGGAGGGAGAgagagaaggaagatgaagaagagcgCAAGGGAGCAGCAAATGCCTTGCGTGGTGGTGAATTTATGTATGTTTGA